CGAATGATTGAAACTGACgtatcaaatattttttttttacatttaacACTCGTATTTACAATCATATGTTCGGCcacatttgttttgattgtaatgcaaaccaaaataacaaattttttgttttttacttATAAAATTCGATAAAATTCTTCGTTTTTAACGTTAAAACATGATCGAGCACCTAAATGCTCGACGAATGGTTGCCGTGATTATCGTCCTAATCCTTCtatgtattattattgtgatacTCGAGGAAACAATCACCGATAATGTTGATCGTCCAACTCCTTATTTTaaccaacaacatcatcagcagcattcaaaatataatgattcgaatataaattttattggacatcatcattaccaaaaTGAATCTAGAAAGCAGATAAAATCTCCAGCAAAAGATTTCAGTCATCCATCATTAAATGTCCACACAATATCGTGTTTGAGTGATGAACCATTTGTGGTTGAAACACGATGTACCCTTTGTTCTTGGTCTGAACGTACAAACCGTTTGCCTTATTGCATAGCAACCGGTTATAAAGAACAAATCTATTGTCAAAAATCGGGTCAAAAAATATGGCGAACCTGTGAtacaataatttcaatgttcTATATGTTCGAATTATTCATGTTACTCATGAGCATTGTGTTTACATTTTATATCCGAAAACGTCAAAGCATGATGAATCGAGCCATATTGAGCCGTATCGAAAAACAAATCTCATCCGGTGTTtaaaataaatgtgtgtattaatattaaattttcaatataatatatataaaagataataaaaatgacttgaaaattttcaaccaaaaaaaaatctgttatCATGTTTAAGCTATCATAAGATCTAGCGGTCAGCAGAAAGGAGAAAAATCAACTTCATACAGGACTGGTTTCTATGTGCATCAAAATTACATACGTGtgttggccatttttttttttgagaacataaacaaatgaatgaatgaagacaAAGAACGAGTCCATCGGCAAACCTTGAATGAATGGAGTGGCCAAGATTGAAATTATGGCTAGTTCATATCTATGTAATATGTTAAGAAGATCATTGATTtaacaaaattttgttgtggtaatttgttttctggaataatcatcaaacatgtATCTAATTCGATTcctattgaaatta
This is a stretch of genomic DNA from Dermatophagoides farinae isolate YC_2012a chromosome 2, ASM2471394v1, whole genome shotgun sequence. It encodes these proteins:
- the JTBR gene encoding jumping translocation breakpoint protein JTBR isoform X1 — its product is MIEHLNARRMVAVIIVLILLCIIIVILEETITDNVDRPTPYFNQQHHQQHSKYNDSNINFIGHHHYQNESRKQIKSPAKDFSHPSLNVHTISCLSDEPFVVETRCTLCSWSERTNRLPYCIATGYKEQIYCQKSGQKIWRTCDTIISMFYMFELFMLLMSIVFTFYIRKRQSMMNRAILSRIEKQISSGV